A region from the Gossypium hirsutum isolate 1008001.06 chromosome A08, Gossypium_hirsutum_v2.1, whole genome shotgun sequence genome encodes:
- the LOC107962388 gene encoding uncharacterized protein isoform X1 has translation MLNLFSLRGLPWTGANGQQKVQLTAAELESLRSELADIEEREAHMKARLEHIEGILRSARLSGYLYIRTRWTALPGEPAPIDDTKVNDWLPRFIVLHGQCIFFYLLSTDLSPQDSTLLSDVVEVGSLPCFTREDEGTRYSFYILTRQGLRYECSHVSQIQVDTWLSALQTGCKVVSESDVLVPNGSSKK, from the exons ATGTTGAATCTGTTCAGTTTGCGGGGGCTGCCTTGGACTGGTGCTAATGGTCAGCAAAAG GTTCAGTTGACGGCTGCAGAGTTGGAATCACTTAGATCGGAACTCGCTGATATAGAAGAGAGAGAAGCTCACATGAAAGCTCG GTTGGAACATATCGAGGGGATTTTGCGATCGGCTCGACTTTCTGGCTATTTGTACATTCGAACC AGATGGACAGCTTTACCCGGAGAACCTGCTCCTATCGATGATACCAAAGTCAACGATTGGCTTCCTCGATTCATTGTTCTTCACGGCCAATGTATATTCTTCTATTTACTCTCCACAG ATTTGAGCCCTCAGGATTCCACCCTACTATCCGATGTGGTGGAAGTAGGTTCCTTGCCATGTTTTACGAGAGAAGATGAAGGAACACGATATTCCTTTTATATCTTAACTCGCCAAGGACTGCGCTATGAATGTTCACATGTTTCTCAAATACAG GTGGACACCTGGCTATCGGCTTTGCAGACAGGCTGCAAGGTGGTTTCTGAATCTGATGTTTTAGTTCCAAATGGTTCAAGTAAAAAGTAG
- the LOC107962388 gene encoding uncharacterized protein isoform X2, producing MLNLFSLRGLPWTGANGQQKLTAAELESLRSELADIEEREAHMKARLEHIEGILRSARLSGYLYIRTRWTALPGEPAPIDDTKVNDWLPRFIVLHGQCIFFYLLSTDLSPQDSTLLSDVVEVGSLPCFTREDEGTRYSFYILTRQGLRYECSHVSQIQVDTWLSALQTGCKVVSESDVLVPNGSSKK from the exons ATGTTGAATCTGTTCAGTTTGCGGGGGCTGCCTTGGACTGGTGCTAATGGTCAGCAAAAG TTGACGGCTGCAGAGTTGGAATCACTTAGATCGGAACTCGCTGATATAGAAGAGAGAGAAGCTCACATGAAAGCTCG GTTGGAACATATCGAGGGGATTTTGCGATCGGCTCGACTTTCTGGCTATTTGTACATTCGAACC AGATGGACAGCTTTACCCGGAGAACCTGCTCCTATCGATGATACCAAAGTCAACGATTGGCTTCCTCGATTCATTGTTCTTCACGGCCAATGTATATTCTTCTATTTACTCTCCACAG ATTTGAGCCCTCAGGATTCCACCCTACTATCCGATGTGGTGGAAGTAGGTTCCTTGCCATGTTTTACGAGAGAAGATGAAGGAACACGATATTCCTTTTATATCTTAACTCGCCAAGGACTGCGCTATGAATGTTCACATGTTTCTCAAATACAG GTGGACACCTGGCTATCGGCTTTGCAGACAGGCTGCAAGGTGGTTTCTGAATCTGATGTTTTAGTTCCAAATGGTTCAAGTAAAAAGTAG